AGAAAGAGGTGTAAGAAGGGGGAAAAGAACGGGAAAGGCCTCAGGCATTTTTCCATGAAGGTTTGTGAGAAGGTCCAGCGGAAGGGCGTCACAACCTACAATGAGGTTGCAGATGAACTTGTAGCTGAGTTCAGCTCTGGTGATAATCTCATATCCCCTAATGATGCGGTAAGCCTCTTCCTCTGGCAAGACATTGATCCAGAGCTTTGTAATTAATGTAGAAGTGCAACTCTTTAAACTTCTTTCCATTGTGGCATACCAGTGTTCTCCAATCTGAACATGGCTGGGTGAATCTTAAACATATTAGATATTTTTCCAAATGTATACATTTGCTCTGAAAAGACTCATGTATATAGTTGAATGGGTAGTGCTTTAATTGTCACGTTTGTCCCTTCAGCATGTGTATGACCAGAAGAACATTCGACGGCGTGTGTACGATGCACTCAATGTGCTGATGGCCATGAACATCATCTCCAAAGAGAAAAAGGAGATCAAATGGATTGGCCTGCCCACCAATTCTGCTCAGGAGTGCCAGAACCTAGAGGTGGGTGTTCTGGTCCTGTATTTCAGTGATGGTTTGTAGAGATTTTACTAATGCTTCAGCTTAAACTGAATGTATACTTTATTAAAGGTGGAGAGGCAAAGACGTTTGGAGAGAATCAGACAAAAACAGTCACAACTCCAAGAACTAATTTTACAGGTAAGAATTGTCCTTTGTTGTAAGAattgtttttgaatgtttttgaaGTGTTTTGAAAGTTAATGCATTGTTTCAACAATTTGCAGCAAATTGCCTTTAAGAACCTTGTACAGAGGAACCGCCAGAGAGAACAACAGAATAAAAGGCCTCCACCTGCCAATTCAGTAATTCATTTGCCATTTATCATCGTCAACACCAGCAAGAAAACAGTAATTGACTGCAGCATCTCTAATGACAAGTATGATCAAAGCCAAACCCTGAATTAAACTTCACTGGCTTTAGGCTTTGTTATATATAGCTATAGGCTTTGACAGTCAGCCTGCTCCCCGCTTTGCACTTATTTTCTGATTGCCTGTATTTCTGGACAGGTTTGAGTACCTCTTCAACTTTGACTGTATGTTTGAGATTCACGATGACATTGAGGTATTGAAGCGCATGGGCATGGCCTGTGGGCTGGAAGTGGGCAAATGCTCTGCTGAGGACCTGAAGACTGCCAGGAGCTTGGTGCCCAAAGCACTGGAGCCCTATGTCACAGGTTAGTGCAATACAAAATCACCATAGTAACATTTTAGCAACTACTCTAGACATACTTGCCATGAGCTcagaggttaaaggaatagtttaccccaaaataattctcatcatttactcacccttatactgtcttaaactcatatgactttctcttacagaacacaaacaaatatattttcatagATGTATGATGTCTCTATCTATTCAATGCAAGTCAGTGAGGTCCAAAACtctcaatctccaaaaaggacttaaaggtagcataaaagtaatacatatggtttaatccatgtctaatGAATCGATACGATATATTTGGGATGCACTGAAATTTTGGCAGTTAAAAACTTTCTGCCAAAATGGCATAAATTGCTATTTTTGGTTGAAAGAGAGAAGATAAAAGGATGAAAATATGACATTAAAGATGCATAAAAGcaacattaaagtagtccatatgacttgtgcattatattcaaagtcttaTGAAGCCAAAAAATAGTTTTGTGGATCACAAAGGATATGTTTAATAAGTAATTGTATCGTCTGCATATGCAGCGCACCTTAATGAATGAGCGTTCTGTTGTTGATGCACTCATAGCGCGCATGGCTTGTGAAGCACTTCTGTGTTTAGT
The Xyrauchen texanus isolate HMW12.3.18 chromosome 14, RBS_HiC_50CHRs, whole genome shotgun sequence genome window above contains:
- the LOC127654760 gene encoding transcription factor Dp-1-like isoform X1, with the protein product MAKDAGLIEANGELKVFIDQNLSPGKGVLSLVTVHPQSVAVGKQLLPKTLGHSNVNIAPHMLISTPQRPSGSNVILMNSPHTPSSQFITPSQPSEASPWSSGKRCKKGEKNGKGLRHFSMKVCEKVQRKGVTTYNEVADELVAEFSSGDNLISPNDAHVYDQKNIRRRVYDALNVLMAMNIISKEKKEIKWIGLPTNSAQECQNLEVERQRRLERIRQKQSQLQELILQQIAFKNLVQRNRQREQQNKRPPPANSVIHLPFIIVNTSKKTVIDCSISNDKFEYLFNFDCMFEIHDDIEVLKRMGMACGLEVGKCSAEDLKTARSLVPKALEPYVTEMAQGPISNVYMTEAPSANGGRYHIGSDGGADGTMASSSNDSHYSGSRVETPVSYMGEDDDDDDDEFDENDDED
- the LOC127654760 gene encoding transcription factor Dp-1-like isoform X2, which gives rise to MAKDAGLIEANGELKVFIDQNLSPGKGVLSLVTVHPQSVAVGKQLLPKTLGHSNVNIAPHMLISTPQRPSGSNVILMNSPHTPSSQFITPSQPSEASPWSSGKRCKKGEKNGKGLRHFSMKVCEKVQRKGVTTYNEVADELVAEFSSGDNLISPNDAHVYDQKNIRRRVYDALNVLMAMNIISKEKKEIKWIGLPTNSAQECQNLEVERQRRLERIRQKQSQLQELILQQIAFKNLVQRNRQREQQNKRPPPANSVIHLPFIIVNTSKKTVIDCSISNDKFEYLFNFDCMFEIHDDIEVLKRMGMACGLEVGKCSAEDLKTARSLVPKALEPYVTGFFSAAVLLCVRPQACNAGPVLMCVGQRID